A genome region from Thermoanaerobacterium xylanolyticum LX-11 includes the following:
- a CDS encoding bifunctional 4-hydroxy-2-oxoglutarate aldolase/2-dehydro-3-deoxy-phosphogluconate aldolase → MSFKEIKEKTKGGIFSVIRCKDYELGLKMAEKVIESGINIIEITYTVDGAGKLIEELKRKYPDKIVGAGTVLELNQAEEAVGNGADFVVTPCIVEEVAAYCKKNDVFFSMAAATTTEMYKAYKMGSEVIKLFPGEFVDSKIIKSLKGPFPFLEFMPTGGVNDENINEWFENGAYAVGVGGYLTKGINFDNLDLLEERAKRLVNALKQIG, encoded by the coding sequence ATGAGTTTTAAGGAAATAAAAGAGAAAACAAAAGGCGGGATATTTTCAGTCATAAGGTGCAAAGATTATGAATTGGGACTTAAGATGGCAGAGAAAGTCATAGAAAGCGGCATAAACATAATAGAGATAACGTACACTGTGGATGGAGCAGGGAAGCTTATTGAGGAACTTAAAAGGAAATATCCTGATAAAATAGTAGGTGCAGGGACAGTATTAGAGCTAAATCAGGCAGAGGAAGCTGTAGGAAATGGGGCAGATTTTGTGGTGACACCCTGCATTGTTGAGGAAGTGGCAGCATATTGCAAGAAAAATGACGTATTTTTCTCGATGGCAGCAGCTACAACTACGGAGATGTATAAAGCTTACAAGATGGGCTCAGAAGTCATTAAGCTTTTCCCTGGAGAATTTGTCGATTCAAAGATAATAAAATCTCTCAAAGGACCATTTCCATTTCTGGAGTTTATGCCTACAGGCGGCGTAAATGATGAGAATATAAATGAGTGGTTTGAAAACGGCGCATATGCAGTTGGTGTAGGCGGTTATCTGACAAAGGGAATAAACTTTGACAATTTGGATCTTTTAGAGGAAAGAGCAAAAAGGCTCGTAAATGCATTGAAGCAAATTGGATAA